The following is a genomic window from Burkholderia oklahomensis C6786.
TTATGCACTGGTTTGACGGTGTCCAGTGTGTCGAATCGACGGATATCGCACCGGTAGTAAGCAGTACGACAAGCGCAGTAAAGCACCGTAGCTCGTGTTGCATGTGCATACAGTTATTCTGGGCAGTTGCCTTTTTTGGGGCCGTCTCGAACGATGGCATAAGGAGTCCATGATGAAAAAGCTGAAGTACAGTCGCTCATTGGTGCTGGCAGCAACCGCCGTTCTTCTTGGTATTTCAGCTGCACCGCCCGCCTTTGCTCAAAGCTCTGCGGTCTATCCGCCGGGTACGACGGCTATAGGACTGAGCTATGGCGATTTGTCCGCAGCGTGGTGGCAATGGCTGTTTGCGATACCGACCGGACCGGGAACCGACCAAAACCCGCAGGACCAAGGTTCAGGCTCAGTCAATTGCAGCATTAATCAAACGGCGCCGGTATTATTCCTCACCGGTAGCGGTTCAGGAACGGCCGTCAACCGCACGTGCTCGAGCAACATTTCCACAACAACGTCTTTTCTTTTTCCGCTCATCAATGTTGAATGTTCCACCCAAGACCAGCCTCCGTTTCACTGCACCGATGCGGCGTCGTGCCGCCGGTGTGCGGAAAGTTTCGCGAATCTCATTGACCCGAGTAGTTTGACCGCCTCGGTCGATGGCATATCGCTGCTTAATCCCCCTACTCAGAACTTTCGGGCCGAATCGCCGTTTTTCAATTTTACGACGCCAAGCAATAATATCCTCGGTTCGAAAGGCGGGCCCGGCATGTCAGTCAGCGACGGATACTGGGTCATGCTCAAGCCGCTGCCTCCAGGGAAGCACACTGTCACGTTTAGAGGCAGCATCCCTTCTTTCAATTTCACGCAGAACGTCACATATACCATCACCGTGTCGCAGTAAATGCGCAAAGCCGGGCGGGGTGGCTCTGCTTGCGGTTAAACCGGACATTCGCAACTGCCGAGGGACGAACGTTCGGAACGCACCCTGAAGCCGCCCCTCGCACGCCGATACCCGAACGTCAGCCATGGCCGACAAAGCAACGTTCGTCGTCGCAATCCGAGTGGCTGCTTGCTGGGAGGAGCCGACGTCTGAACGTCCAAGTGAAGGTACGAGCGAACGACGGCTCATGGCCGGCAAGCGACCGCGCGCCGGCCTTCAGGTCATCATACTTCGGTCTGCTCCGCCATCTCGAGGGCATCGTCGACCTCAATGCCGAGATAGCGAACCGTGCTTTCCAGCTTCGTGTGTCCGAGCAGCAGTTGCACCGCTCGAAGGCTCTTCGTTCGCCGGTAGATTAGCGAAGCTTTTGTGCGGCGCATCGTGTGCGCGCCGTATGCGGTATCGTCGAGGCCAATCGACGCGATCCAGCGGTGTACCATCCGGGCATATTGCCGCGTCGACAGATGCGGCGAGGTATGCAACCGGCTTGGGAACAGAAAATCCGCCGCCTTCAGCCCTCGCGCTTCGATCCAGGCTTCGAGGCTCTCACGGGTCTGTTCCGTGATTTCGAATCGGACCGGCCGTTGCATCTCTTGCTGCATGACTGCGGCCCTGGCGGCCACATGGATTCCGTGACGGACGTCCTGCACCTGCAACCGAGTAAGATCGCACGCTCGAAGCTTGCTATCTATTGCAGCAAGATTGAACATCGCGAGCTCATGAACGTTCGACGCCATCTGAAGCCTCGTCCGAATCGCCCAGATTTCCCGGAGCTTTAACGGCGGCTTCTGCCCGATGAGTTTCACGGCACACGTTGGCTGACGACGGCATTCTCGGATTCCATGACAATCTCCTTTCAAGCGAAAGGAGATTGAGTGTGCGCCTCCTCGGGCGGGCGCTACCCGACCCTGTGCCTTCGTTCGATGTGTCACGAACAAGGGGCTGCTTCACATTGCCAACGGACTTTCACTTCGGGCAAGCATCATATCGTTCGCCCCCGACGCCGCGGGATACGGTTTTCGACAGATTCTCCGCCTCGGCGGTCATCAGCCGTCCGTCGAAACGGTGGTACCGGGCTTCGCTCGATGTCCCGACACCAATCCCGCCGGATCGTGCTCACGCAGCCGGGCGGCCGGCCGCCGAATCTGCCGTGTCCTCAACTCCAGCCGTTCGGCCGCACGCCATGGCTTGAGCTTGCCGTCGGCTACGTCCTGAATGACCTTGAACCTGTCCAGCTCGCGCATCGTCATCGTGATCCGCTCCGTTGCAGCCATCGAAGCCTCCGGCGCCGGGCACCCGGCGGCCGGTCAGCTTACGATGGGTCGAAAAGCAATGGGATGGACGCCCCCACCCGAAACGTCGCGGTCGTGCCAAAGTGGGGTTGTGTGTGCCCCACGTCCACGAACAGGAGCTTCCATCATGACGGCTACGGTTATTGGCATCGATCTGGCAAAGAATGTCTTCCAGCTGCATGGCGTCAACGAGCACGGCAGGGTGGTGCTGAGAAAGCAGATCAAACGAGAGCAGATGGCGTCGTTCTTTGCGAACATTCCGAGAGCGCTGATCGGAATGGAAGCCTGTAGCAGTGCGCATTTTTGGGCTCGCAAGCTGCAGAGCATGGGACATGTCGTCAGGTTGATGGCACCGCAGTTCGTCAAACCCTACGTCAAGACAAACAAGAACGATGCGGCCGACGCTGAAGCGATTTCCGAAGCGGTGATACGGCCCAACATGCGCTTCGTGCCTATCAAGAACGTTGAGCAACAGGCAGTGCTTGCCTTGCATCGTGCACGGCAGGGTTTCGTTTGTGCTCGCACGGCGCAGGCAAATCAGATCCGTGGATTGCTCGGCGAATACGGATATTCGATCCCGCAGGGCATGGCTCATATGATCCAGGTATTCGACGTTATTGAAGATGCGTCGAACGATTTGCCCGGCGTGTTCCGGCAACTGGTTCTGCGCCTGATGGCCCATCTGAAGGTGCTTCACCAACAAGTGACCGAGATCGACGCTCAAATCAAGGCGTGGCATCGCAATAGCGATCTGGCGAAAAAGTTGGAAAAGATACCTGGCATCGGTCCAGTTACGGCCACCGCGCTGGTGGCCACCATCGGTGACGCCAAACACTTCGAGAACGGACGGCAGCTTGCGACGTGGCTCGGATTGGTGCCGCGACAGCACTCGAGTGGCGGGAAACAAAACCTGCTGGGCATCAGCAAGCGAGGCGATTCCTATTTGCGAACATTGCTGATTCACTGCGCGCGTTCGGTGATTTTTGCTTCCAGACGAAAAGGCAATTGTGAGGGCTGGGTGCACGAGCTGATCCGCCGCCGTAACCACAATGTAGCCGCCGTTGCGTTGGCAAACAAAATCGCCCGGACCGTATGGGCGCTCTGGGCGCACGACAGAGAATACCGGGCCGGTTATCCATCCGCTGGTGCTGCTGCGTAACCAGTCCGGCCGATTCGGTACAGGAAGTACGGCAGGAAAACCAACCACCGATTGCTCAGGCAGTCATGACGTGATGGCAAACAGGTCAGACCGTGGTCGGTAGAACCCGAAAATGTCCGAGCACCTGCGAGTGCGCCAAAGCGACGGGGAACCGACCAGCGGAACCCATCAGGGACAGCGGCATCGCCGCAACCAAAGTCCGAATGTACGGTTGCAATCTACCTTCATGTCGTCATGAACTGAATGCTTGGCAAGCCGGGGGCGTCCATGTACGGACATCTCTATCTAGCCTCTACACCGGCAGTATTCGCTGATACGGCTTATGTCTCGTCGCACTGAATTTGGCGCGGTTCGATTTGATCGTAGATCAGTGATCGGCCATCCACGAATGTCTGCTAGACGGTGAGAAGCAGGCGCCCACAACGTCGTCATGGAGGACTGTTACTGGCCGAGGCAACGACAATATGGTCATCTTCCACATCCACAAATTATGTTGGCACTGCGAGCATTTCAGTGGCTGGATAGGTCTGATGCATCAAGCGCGCCACGTCGGTATTCTTCGTGTGCAGCCACTCGTCGTAATCGGCCGGCCGCAGGATGACGACTGAACGCTTCTCGTCTCCCAATCGGTGCATGTGCATCATCACTGGATGCTCGTCGGCGTTCACCGTCAGCATCGCCATTGCGAGCACCTCGCCACTGCCCAGCTCCTTCCACGCCCGCCAAATACCCGCGACACATAGCGGCTGCCACTGGTCGCCGCGGCTGCACGCCGTCGTCGAGCGCGCGAAACGCGGCCGGAAAGTCGACAGCCTGTTCCTCTTCCCGAACCGGAAGGGGCAGATGTACTCGAAGAGCGGATGGGCGTCAGTGTGGCAGGACGCGATGTCGCGATGTACGCCTACATCGGCGCGTACGATGCTGAGATCGCGAAGGAGTTCGAGGTGAAGAAGATGCGCGAGGCGGCGCAGCGAATCGCGAACCGAATCAACCGGCCGGTCAGAGGTGGCATGGAGTTGATGCTAACGAAGCACGCCGACTACTTCTCGCTGTTGGACATTCGCCCTGCCCGATTACGACGAAACTCGAGAATCGAGCGGCTGACGCCTACGATTTCGCGGCGCACTCGAACCCGAGCCACAACACACCGACACTACGATAAACGGAAGATAAAAGCCGCGAACGCGACAGAGTAAATTCCGAAATCCGGGTTTCCGTTCCGAAATTCACATCGCGGAAAGCAAAACAGGCACCTAAGTGCCTGTTTTGTCTGAGAATTCTGGGGTGGCTGATGGGACTCGAACCCACGACGACAGGAATCACAATCCTGGACTCTACCAACTGAGCTACAGCCACCACTATTTTTCCCCGCTTGATTCGCCGCAGTTGGCTCATCAATGAAGAAGCGAGATTATACAAAGGCCGTTTAACTTTGCAAAGCCTTTTCTTCAAAAAAATCTTCCGGAGTCGTCAGGTGCGCGCGCGCCTCGTCGAAGATCGACAGATCGCCGCGCGCAAGACGCTTGCTGTCCGACAGCACGCGGCGCCAGCCGCGCGCGCCCGCGACGCCGCGATACAGACCGAGCGCATGCCGGACGATCGCGCCGAGATATGTGCCGCGCGCGAGTTCGGTCGCACAGTATTCGACGAGTTGCGCCTCCACTGCCTCG
Proteins encoded in this region:
- a CDS encoding tyrosine-type recombinase/integrase, with protein sequence MKLIGQKPPLKLREIWAIRTRLQMASNVHELAMFNLAAIDSKLRACDLTRLQVQDVRHGIHVAARAAVMQQEMQRPVRFEITEQTRESLEAWIEARGLKAADFLFPSRLHTSPHLSTRQYARMVHRWIASIGLDDTAYGAHTMRRTKASLIYRRTKSLRAVQLLLGHTKLESTVRYLGIEVDDALEMAEQTEV
- a CDS encoding IS110 family transposase — translated: MTATVIGIDLAKNVFQLHGVNEHGRVVLRKQIKREQMASFFANIPRALIGMEACSSAHFWARKLQSMGHVVRLMAPQFVKPYVKTNKNDAADAEAISEAVIRPNMRFVPIKNVEQQAVLALHRARQGFVCARTAQANQIRGLLGEYGYSIPQGMAHMIQVFDVIEDASNDLPGVFRQLVLRLMAHLKVLHQQVTEIDAQIKAWHRNSDLAKKLEKIPGIGPVTATALVATIGDAKHFENGRQLATWLGLVPRQHSSGGKQNLLGISKRGDSYLRTLLIHCARSVIFASRRKGNCEGWVHELIRRRNHNVAAVALANKIARTVWALWAHDREYRAGYPSAGAAA
- a CDS encoding SOS response-associated peptidase family protein: MRRLAHLLHLELLRDLSIVRADVGVHRDIASCHTDAHPLFEYICPFRFGKRNRLSTFRPRFARSTTACSRGDQWQPLCVAGIWRAWKELGSGEVLAMAMLTVNADEHPVMMHMHRLGDEKRSVVILRPADYDEWLHTKNTDVARLMHQTYPATEMLAVPT